In Pocillopora verrucosa isolate sample1 chromosome 13, ASM3666991v2, whole genome shotgun sequence, one genomic interval encodes:
- the LOC136277847 gene encoding uncharacterized protein, whose product MNGETIPRLELVGALILARLVNTVLTAFDGTLKVDSVHCWLDSQIALWWIWGVSREFKQFIQNRVVEIRRLRKPAQWNYCPTESNPADICSRGSMTSKLITNQLWWSGPEFLRGEKEQWPSLKMNSVEVTSNDSDPHLELKKGSCNNSKKQHDRSVLVNIASGEVTSENRLNLDCIIPLEKDVQ is encoded by the coding sequence ATGAATGGAGAAACCATACCTCGACTGGAGTTAGTAGGCGCTCTCATTCTGGCCCGATTAGTCAATACGGTGTTGACAGCATTTGACGGAACATTGAAAGTTGATTCTGTACATTGCTGGTTAGATTCTCAAATTGCTCTGTGGTGGATTTGGGGTGTAAGTAGAGAATTCAAGCAATTCATTCAAAACAGAGTGGTTGAGATCCGTCGACTTAGAAAGCCAGCTCAGTGGAATTATTGCCCCACGGAATCCAATCCAGCTGACATCTGTTCGCGTGGGTCAATGACCTCGAAATTGATCACCAATCAGTTGTGGTGGAGTGGCCCTGAGTTTCTTAGGGGTGAGAAGGAGCAGTGGCCAAGTCTTAAAATGAACTCTGTTGAAGTCACAAGTAATGATTCAGATCCTCACCTAGAACTGAAGAAGGGAAGCTGTAACAACAGCAAGAAACAGCATGACAGGTCAGTTCTTGTGAACATTGCCTCTGGAGAGGTGACTTCAGAAAATCGGCTAAATCTTGATTGCATCATTCCCTTGGAAAAGGACGTTCAGTAG
- the LOC136277848 gene encoding uncharacterized protein, whose product MHGYPFWESFESAVHKNPNLSSVDKFNYLKSLLTGTAQSSVAGLALTSANYEKAVDLLKQRFGNRQMVISSHIEVLTKLPKVESIGEVKKLRSLYDTVESHVRGLEGMEISSEMYGCFLTPIVMQKLPEEFRIAINRNLESETWNLKDILVEFHKELQLREQCLVKNKEFRSSNQRRAHHVAICGDSQSTLGGQDQDNVASVSTSMYVDQSRGSVLLQTATAEVVRPDNDTSSLSVRLVFDSCSQRSYITKNLKDRLKLPVIGRESLLIKPFGESDARLRTCEIVQVGIKTMCDAIVYIQAYVVPVICGPLTQQPTELVQSSSEHLHGLSLADRCGRGDLPISILIGADHYWSLVEGTIVRGAPWEPVALATKQGYVLSGPTMIMSHNDNGNTVNLTATHVLKVEASVVNRDEIAFELGKFWDYESLGIRNDSLSLYDKFVSKVEFTEGRYQVQLPFKEDHELLPDNFALCKSRLVSLLKRLNLKPEVLKHYDDVIQDQEKQGIVEPVEQGTNNGVGKVHYLPHHEVIRVDKDTTKLRIVYDASARSGRNTPSLNDCLYAGPPLSPFIYDVLLRFRAHKVALIGDIEKAFLNVSVHPRDRDYLRFLWIDDITSSRPKLQVYRFARVAFGVSSSPFLLNATIRRHLSSADIPREFAERILKSLYVDDFVSGDDSDNSVLEMYENLKSSFKNGGFNMRKWVSNSKVLQERIEQSETKNSTTSKLKVLGVGWDREKDLLLSDLTSSLETDNTCLVTKRAILGTTSKLYDPLGLLSPVIIPLKIIFQSICKTGVGWDDPVDSFIHEQWLKLVQDAKQVGVVQLKRHYFHGWSKADLQSVQLHGFGDASKKAYEAVVYLRVEQPLELSSPSLCHQKPELPR is encoded by the exons ATGCATGGGTATCCTTTCTGGGAATCTTTCGAGTCTGCGGTTCACAAGAACCCAAATCTGTCTTCCGTGGATAAATTCAACTATCTGAAGTCACTTCTCACTGGTACTGCACAAAGTTCGGTCGCTGGTCTAGCCCTGACGAGTGCTAACTACGAAAAGGCGGTTGATCTACTGAAACAAAGATTCGGAAATCGGCAGATGGTGATCTCTAGCCACATCGAAGTGCTCACCAAACTCCCCAAGGTGGAATCGATTGGCGAAGTTAAGAAACTCCGAAGCTTGTACGACACAGTGGAATCTCATGTTCGTGGATTAGAAGGTATGGAAATCTCTTCCGAGATGTATGGTTGTTTCTTAACACCAATAGTTATGCAGAAATTACCGGAAGAATTTCGAATCGCTATCAATCGCAATCTGGAATCGGAGACATGGAATCTGAAAGATATTTTGGTTGAATTTCACAAGGAACTGCAACTGAGAGAACAATGTCTTGTCAAAAACAAAGAGTTCAGATCCTCAAATCAGAGAA GAGCTCACCATGTAGCAATTTGTGGTGATTCTCAATCAACCCTGGGTGGGCAAGATCAAGATAATGTGGCCAGTGTATCTACCAGTATGTATGTGGATCAGTCTAGAGGGTCTGTGTTGTTGCAGACGGCAACCGCTGAAGTTGTGCGTCCAGATAATGACACTTCTTCCCTAAGTGTTCGCCTGGTATTTGACTCATGCAGCCAGAGATCTTACATAACTAAGAACCTTAAAGACAGACTGAAGTTACCAGTGATTGGTAGAGAGTCACTTCTGATTAAACCTTTTGGTGAGTCTGATGCCAGACTACGAACATGCGAAATTGTTCAAGTGGGTATCAAAACCATGTGTGATGCAATTGTCTATATACAAGCCTATGTGGTACCAGTCATATGTGGCCCCCTGACCCAACAACCCACAGAGCTCGTTCAGTCTAGCTCTGAACATCTGCACGGCCTCTCTTTAGCCGACAGGTGTGGTAGAGGAGATCTGCCTATCAGTATTCTCATTGGTGCTGATCATTATTGGTCATTGGTCGAAGGAACCATAGTGAGAGGTGCACCGTGGGAACCTGTTGCTCTTGCCACCAAACAAGGATATGTCCTCTCTGGCCCTACCATGATTATGTCTCACAATGACAATGGTAACACAGTGAATCTTACTGCAACACATGTTCTGAAAGTGGAAGCGAGTGTTGTCAATCGGGATGAAATTGCCTTTGAACTTGGAAAATTCTGGGACTATGAATCACTTGGGATTCGAAATGACAGTTTGTCTCTGTATGACAAATTTGTTAGCAAAGTTGAATTTACGGAGGGAAGATATCAAGTACAGCTACCTTTCAAGGAAGACCATGAGCTGCTTCCAGATAATTTTGCATTGTGCAAGTCAAGGCTAGTTTCACTGCTGAAGCGTCTGAATTTGAAGCCTGAGGTGTTAAAGCACTATGATGACGTCATCCAAGATCAGGAAAAACAGGGAATCGTGGAACCAGTGGAGCAAGGTACTAATAATGGTGTGGGCAAGGTACATTACCTTCCTCATCATGAAGTGATCCGTGTCGACAAGGACACTACTAAACTGCGTATTGTTTATGACGCCAGTGCTCGATCAGGAAGGAACACACCAAGCCTTAATGACTGTCTGTATGCTGGTCCCCCACTGTCTCCTTTCATTTATGACGTCCTCCTGAGGTTCCGGGCTCACAAGGTAGCCCTCATAGGAGACATTGAGAAAGCCTTCTTAAATGTTTCAGTTCACCCAAGAGATCGTGACTATCTTCGTTTCCTGTGGATTGACGATATCACAAGCAGTCGCCCGAAACTCCAAGTGTATCGATTTGCAAGAGTTGCATTTGGTGTCTCCTCAAGTCCCTTCTTATTAAACGCAACAATTCGTCGTCATTTATCTTCTGCTGACATTCCCAGAGAGTTTGCTGAGAGAATTCTGAAAAGTTTGTACGTGGATGACTTTGTTAGTGGAGATGATTCCGATAATTCAGTTCTCGAGATGTATGAGAATCTGAAGTCGTCTTTCAAGAATGGCGGCTTCAATATGCGAAAGTGGGTCTCCAACTCCAAAGTCCTGCAGGAAAGAATTGAACAATCTGAAA CGAAGAACTCCACCACATCAAAACTCAAAGTACTTGGAGTTGGTTGGGATAGGGAGAAAGATTTGTTGCTCTCGGATCTGACTTCTTCACTAGAAACTGACAATACTTGTCTGGTTACGAAGAGAGCTATTCTTGGTACAACAAGCAAGCTGTATGACCCCTTGGGACTACTGAGTCCAGTCATCATTCCACTGAAGATCATCTTTCAATCTATTTGCAAGACAGGGGTTGGTTGGGATGACCCTGTGGATTCATTTATCCATGAACAGTGGTTAAAGCTTGTTCAAGATGCTAAGCAGGTGGGAGTGGTACAACTGAAGAGACACTACTTCCATGGTTGGTCAAAAGCAGATTTGCAAAGTGTTCAACTCCATGGTTTTGGGGATGCAAGTAAGAAGGCCTATGAAGCAGTTGTGTATTTACGCGTTGAACAGCCACTGGAACTGTCTTCACCCAGCTTGTGTCATCAAAAACCAGAGTTGCCCCGATGA